A window of the Lagenorhynchus albirostris chromosome 1, mLagAlb1.1, whole genome shotgun sequence genome harbors these coding sequences:
- the LOC132504841 gene encoding elongation factor 1-alpha 1-like, producing MGKEKTHINIVVIGHVDSGKSTTTGHLIYKCCGIDKRTIERFEKEAAEVGKGSFKYARVLDKLKAERERGITIDISLWKFETSEYYVTIIDAPGHRDFIKSMITGTSQADCAVLIVAAGVGEFEAGISKNGQTREHALLAYTLGVKQLIVGVNKMDSTEPPYSRKRYEEIVKEVSTYTKKIGYNPDTAAFAPVSGWNGDNILEPSANVLWFKRWRVTRKDGSASGTTLPEALDCILPPTRPADKPLRLPPQDIYKIGGIGTVPVGRVETGVLKPGLVVTFAPVNVTTEVKSVEMHHEALSEALPGDNVGFNVKNVSVKDVRRGNVAGESKNDPPMEAAGFTAQVIILNHPGQISAGCAPVLDCHTAHIACKFAEMKEKIDHRSGKNPEDGPKFLKSGDAAIVDTVPGKPTCVESFSDYPPLGRFAVCDMRQTVAVGVIKAVDKKAAGAGKVTKSAQKAQKAK from the coding sequence atgggaaaggagaagaCGCACATCAACATCGTTGTCATCGGACACGTAGATTCCGGGAAGTCCACCACTACTGGCCATCTGATCTACAAATGTTGTGGGATCGACAAGAGAACTATTGAAAGATTCGAGAAGGAGGCTGCCGAGGTGGGGAAGGGCTCCTTCAAGTATGCCCGGGTCTTGGACAAACTGAAAGCTGAACGCGAGCGTGGCATCACCATTGATATATCCCTATGGAAATTCGAGACCAGCGAGTACTATGTGACCATCATTGATGCCCCAGGACACAGAGACTTCATCAAAAGCATGATTACAGGCACATCCCAGGCTGACTGTGCTGTCCTGATTGTTGCTGCTGGTGTTGGTGAATTTGAAGCAGGTATTTCCAAGAATGGGCAGACCCGTGAGCATGCCCTTCTGGCCTACACTCTGGGTGTGAAACAACTAATTGTTGGAGTTAACAAAATGGATTCCACCGAGCCACCCTACAGCAGGAAGAGATACGAGGAAATTGTAAAGGAAGTCAGCACCTACACTAAGAAAATTGGCTACAATCCTGACACAGCAGCATTTGCACCAGTTTCTGGCTGGAACGGTGACAACATCCTGGAGCCAAGTGCTAACGTGCTGTGGTTCAAGAGATGGAGAGTCACCCGTAAGGATGGCAGTGCCAGTGGAACCACACTGCCTGAAGCTCTGGATTGCATCCTGCCACCAACTCGCCCAGCTGACAAACCCTTGCGTTTGCCCCCCCAGGACATCTACAAAATTGGTGGTATTGGCACTGTCCCTGTGGGTCGAGTGGAGACAGGTGTTCTCAAACCTGGCCTGGTAGTCACCTTTGCTCCAGTCAATGTGACAACTGAAGTGAAGTCTGTTGAAATGCACCATGAAGCTTTGAGTGAAGCCCTTCCTGGGGACAATGTGGGCTTCAATGTCAAGAACGTGTCTGTCAAAGATGTTCGTCGTGGCAATGTGGCTGGTGAGAGCAAAAATGACCCACCAATGGAAGCAGCTGGCTTCACAGCTCAGGTGATTATCTTGAACCATCCAGGCCAAATCAGTGCTGGCTGTGCACCTGTGCTGGATTGTCACACAGCTCACATTGCCTGCAAGTTTGCTGAGATGAAGGAGAAGATTGATCATCGTTCTGGGAAAAACCCGGAAGATGGCCCCAAATTCTTGAAATCTGGTGATGCTGCCATCGTTGATACGGTTCCTGGCAAACCCACGTGTGTTGAGAGCTTCTCTGACTATCCTCCTCTGGGCCGCTTTGCTGTTTGTGACATGAGACAGACGGTTGCTGTGGGTGTCATCAAAGCAGTGGACAAGAAGGCAGCTGGAGCTGGCAAGGTCACCAAGTCTGCCCAGAAAGCTCAGAAGGCTAAATGA